A genomic window from Bubalus bubalis isolate 160015118507 breed Murrah chromosome 13, NDDB_SH_1, whole genome shotgun sequence includes:
- the SHISA2 gene encoding protein shisa-2 homolog, which translates to MWAGRHPDAASLLRLLLAALLAAGALASGEYCHGWLDAQGVWRLGFQCPERFDGGDATICCGSCALRYCCSSADARLDQGGCDNDRQQGPGEPGRADKDGPDGSAVPIYVPFLIVGSVFVAFIVLGSLVAACCCRCLRPKQEPQLSRAPGGPRLVETIPMIPSASTSRGSSSRQSSTAASSSSSANSGARAPPTRSQTNCCLPEGTMNNVYVNMPTNFSVLNCQQATQIVPHQGQYLHPPFVGYTVQPDSVPLTPVPPFLDGLQTGYRQLQAPFPHTNSEQKMYPAVTV; encoded by the exons ATGTGGGCCGGCCGCCACCCGGACGCCGCTTCGCTCCTGCGGCTGCTGCTGGCTGCGCTGCTGGCGGCCGGGGCGCTGGCCAGCGGCGAGTACTGCCACGGCTGGCTGGACGCGCAGGGCGTCTGGCGCCTCGGCTTCCAGTGCCCCGAGCGCTTCGACGGCGGCGATGCCACCATCTGCTGCGGCAGCTGCGCGCTGCGCTACTGCTGCTCCAGCGCCGACGCGCGCCTGGACCAGGGCGGCTGCGACAACGACCGCCAGCAGGGCCCCGGCGAGCCCGGCCGCGCGGACAAAGACGGCCCCGACGGCTCGGCAG tcCCCATCTACGTGCCCTTCCTTATCGTCGGGTCAGTGTTTGTCGCCTTCATCGTCTTGGGGTCCCTCGTGGCTGCCTGCTGCTGCAGATGCCTCCGGCCCAAGCAGGAGCCGCAGCTGAGCCGGGCCCCGGGAGGGCCCCGCCTGGTGGAGACCATCCCCATGATCCCGAGTGCCAGCACCTCGCGGGGCTCCTCCTCCCGCCAGTCCAGCACAGCcgccagctccagctccagcgCCAACTCGGGGGCCCGGGCACCCCCGACCAGGTCCCAGACCAACTGTTGCCTGCCCGAGGGCACCATGAACAATGTGTACGTAAACATGCCCACGAACTTCTCTGTGCTCAACTGCCAGCAGGCCACCCAGATTGTGCCGCATCAGGGGCAGTACCTCCATCCCCCCTTCGTGGGGTACACCGTGCAGCCagactcagtgcccctgaccccggTGCCCCCGTTCCTGGATGGACTGCAGACGGGCTACAGGCAGCTCCAGGCCCCCTTCCCTCACACTAACAGCGAACAGAAGATGTACCCAGCGGTGACCGTGTAA